Proteins encoded together in one Candidatus Methylomirabilota bacterium window:
- a CDS encoding glucose 1-dehydrogenase — MRLAGKVALITGGARGMGQSEASLFAKEGAKVVVADVLEAEGRKVADSLGGAGRFVRLDVTSEAAWGEAIAATLSGFGKLDVLVNNAGISGTFDPDTLSVSAWDRLMDVNAKGVFLGMKHAIPLMEKAGGGAIVNISSVSGFVGQKGIHMAYNASKGAVRLMTKSAAVQYARSGIRVNSVHPGVMPAMSTSKATADPAFREKMLAGVPMRRAGRVEEVAYAVLFLASDEASYITGTELVVDGGWLAV, encoded by the coding sequence ATGAGACTCGCCGGCAAGGTGGCGCTGATCACGGGCGGAGCCAGGGGGATGGGACAGAGCGAAGCCAGCCTCTTCGCCAAGGAAGGCGCCAAGGTGGTGGTGGCCGACGTGCTCGAGGCGGAAGGACGGAAGGTTGCGGACAGCCTGGGCGGGGCCGGACGCTTCGTGCGCCTCGACGTGACGAGCGAGGCGGCCTGGGGAGAGGCCATCGCGGCCACCCTGTCGGGCTTCGGCAAGCTCGACGTCCTCGTCAACAATGCGGGGATCAGCGGGACCTTCGATCCGGACACCTTGAGCGTGTCCGCGTGGGATCGGCTCATGGACGTCAACGCCAAGGGGGTCTTCCTCGGAATGAAGCACGCCATCCCCCTGATGGAGAAGGCGGGGGGCGGCGCCATCGTGAACATCTCGTCGGTCTCGGGCTTCGTGGGCCAGAAGGGGATACACATGGCCTACAACGCCTCCAAGGGCGCGGTGCGGCTCATGACCAAGTCGGCCGCCGTGCAGTACGCCCGGAGCGGCATCCGGGTGAACTCCGTGCATCCGGGCGTCATGCCGGCCATGAGCACGTCCAAGGCCACCGCCGATCCCGCGTTCCGCGAGAAGATGCTTGCCGGCGTGCCCATGCGCCGCGCGGGCCGCGTCGAGGAGGTCGCCTACGCCGTGCTCTTCCTGGCCTCGGACGAGGCCTCCTACATCACGGGCACGGAGCTGGTCGTCGACGGCGGCTGGCTCGCCGTCTAG
- a CDS encoding pyridoxamine 5'-phosphate oxidase family protein, translated as MRLKRKVAQLIERERVCRVATVNENGMPHLIPVCAVLANGKIYFGSGNDGRKVKNLQKNPQVAVTVDLYSDDWAHIKGVMVQGTAKLLARGPRFRKTRDLLYAKYPQYRTDAALATSDSVIVEVTPTAAFDWGLD; from the coding sequence ATGCGCCTGAAGAGGAAAGTCGCCCAGCTCATCGAGCGCGAGCGGGTGTGCCGGGTGGCCACCGTGAACGAGAACGGCATGCCGCACCTCATTCCCGTCTGCGCCGTGCTCGCGAACGGGAAGATCTACTTCGGCTCCGGGAACGACGGGCGCAAGGTCAAGAATCTCCAGAAGAATCCCCAGGTGGCGGTGACGGTTGATCTCTACAGCGACGACTGGGCGCACATCAAGGGCGTCATGGTCCAGGGCACGGCCAAGCTGCTCGCGCGCGGTCCACGATTCCGGAAGACCCGCGACTTGCTCTACGCGAAGTACCCGCAGTACCGGACGGACGCGGCGCTGGCCACATCGGACTCGGTCATCGTGGAAGTCACGCCGACCGCGGCGTTCGACTGGGGGCTGGACTAG
- a CDS encoding ATP-dependent Clp protease proteolytic subunit, with protein sequence MSVAGHIPDVPHGRRRLSDWLEEKLFERRIVLITGLLDDAAAAETAAALITLDARGHEPIELHLDSPDGTLESAFVLIDTVDLLHARLRVHCRGQVGGPAIGVVAAVPHRVASPHTRFRLVQPTARFSGTPDQIAEQSRQQQELLWRFHARLAQVTGRPAEEIAEDMRRGRALDAREALEYGLIDEISGRP encoded by the coding sequence ATGAGCGTGGCGGGCCATATCCCGGACGTGCCCCACGGGCGGCGCCGGCTCTCCGACTGGCTCGAGGAGAAGCTTTTCGAGCGCCGGATCGTGCTGATCACCGGGCTGCTCGATGACGCGGCCGCCGCCGAGACGGCGGCCGCGCTCATCACCCTGGATGCTCGCGGCCACGAGCCCATCGAGCTCCACCTGGACAGCCCAGACGGCACGCTCGAGTCAGCCTTCGTCCTCATCGACACGGTCGATCTCCTCCACGCGAGGCTGCGCGTGCATTGCCGAGGCCAGGTCGGGGGCCCGGCCATCGGTGTGGTGGCCGCCGTCCCCCACCGCGTGGCGTCCCCGCACACGCGCTTTCGCCTCGTCCAGCCGACGGCGCGCTTCTCCGGGACGCCAGACCAGATCGCCGAGCAGAGCCGGCAGCAGCAGGAGCTGCTCTGGAGATTCCACGCGCGCCTTGCCCAGGTCACGGGCCGGCCGGCCGAGGAGATAGCCGAGGACATGCGGCGCGGCCGCGCCCTCGACGCGCGGGAGGCGCTCGAGTACGGGCTCATCGACGAGATCAGCGGCCGGCCATGA
- a CDS encoding pyridoxamine 5'-phosphate oxidase family protein, translated as MTLGDAPVQNFLATKQIALLATVRADGAPLAMPMWFLHGAATLTMISVEGTQKVRNLRRNPRVCVVAEAGGGGEDIRGVTVLGRAEFLADGPERRALAERFHEKYPRLQRLWGGRAMPANRVMFSIVPEHVKSWGLA; from the coding sequence ATGACCCTCGGCGACGCGCCCGTCCAGAACTTTCTCGCGACCAAGCAGATTGCCTTGCTCGCCACCGTGCGGGCCGACGGAGCACCGCTGGCCATGCCCATGTGGTTCCTCCACGGCGCGGCCACCCTGACCATGATCAGCGTCGAGGGCACCCAGAAGGTCCGCAACCTGCGCCGTAACCCGCGCGTCTGCGTGGTGGCGGAGGCGGGCGGGGGCGGCGAGGACATCCGGGGCGTGACCGTGCTCGGGCGCGCGGAGTTCCTGGCCGACGGGCCCGAGCGCCGCGCGCTCGCCGAGCGCTTTCACGAGAAGTACCCGCGCCTCCAGCGCCTGTGGGGCGGCCGCGCCATGCCCGCGAACCGCGTCATGTTCAGCATCGTTCCGGAGCACGTGAAGAGCTGGGGGCTTGCCTGA
- a CDS encoding PHB depolymerase family esterase, with protein MPASSDLPSDLIDAMGGLLPPLLRTLERVVWVQRHLYPPLAERLAEELAPSTEALGEPLRAVEALPCSDDLRFMRDRLVDVARQTLELVADFVEAARSPGEPIGLFRALRRFARVQEALYPLAPVLEPVSRWFLEPARRDDDALVARLRAAALRDDDTRRGVLHASNEREDRGGFSLYVPEPSDGPAPMPLVVALHGGHGHGRDFLWSWLREGRSRGVLVLAPTSRDRTWSIMGGEDVDAESLRQMVESVAARYPVDRARVLLTGMSDGATYALLCGLGEGMPFTHLAPVCGVLHPMLLANGGLARARGRPVYLVHGALDWMFPIYTAQLARQALQAAGAQLVYREIEDLSHTYPRDENPRILDWLMTDATA; from the coding sequence TTGCCGGCCTCTTCTGACCTGCCCTCTGACTTGATCGACGCGATGGGCGGCCTCCTGCCGCCGCTTCTTCGAACCCTCGAGCGAGTCGTGTGGGTACAGCGGCACCTCTATCCGCCCCTGGCGGAGCGACTGGCCGAGGAGCTCGCTCCCAGCACGGAGGCCCTCGGGGAACCGCTGCGCGCCGTGGAGGCGCTCCCGTGCTCGGACGATCTCCGCTTCATGCGGGATCGGCTCGTCGACGTGGCGCGGCAGACCCTCGAGCTGGTGGCGGACTTCGTCGAGGCGGCCCGATCGCCGGGCGAGCCGATCGGCCTCTTCCGGGCTCTCCGCCGCTTCGCCCGCGTGCAGGAGGCGCTCTATCCCCTGGCGCCCGTGCTCGAGCCCGTGAGCCGCTGGTTCCTCGAGCCGGCGCGGCGCGACGACGACGCCCTCGTGGCCCGTCTACGCGCCGCCGCGCTGCGCGACGACGATACCCGGCGGGGCGTCTTGCATGCGTCGAACGAGCGCGAGGACCGGGGCGGATTCTCTCTCTATGTCCCGGAGCCGTCGGACGGGCCGGCGCCCATGCCGCTGGTGGTGGCCCTTCACGGCGGGCACGGCCACGGTCGGGATTTCCTGTGGAGCTGGCTGCGAGAGGGGCGCTCGCGCGGAGTGCTTGTCCTCGCGCCTACCTCTCGCGATCGGACGTGGTCGATCATGGGGGGCGAGGATGTTGACGCCGAGTCGCTGCGGCAGATGGTGGAGTCGGTGGCCGCGCGCTATCCGGTGGACCGCGCGCGCGTGTTGCTGACCGGCATGTCGGACGGCGCCACCTACGCGCTGCTGTGTGGCCTCGGCGAGGGCATGCCGTTCACCCACCTCGCTCCGGTGTGCGGCGTGCTCCATCCCATGCTGCTCGCCAATGGCGGCCTCGCGCGGGCGCGCGGCCGGCCGGTCTACCTGGTCCACGGAGCGCTCGACTGGATGTTCCCGATCTATACCGCCCAGCTCGCGCGCCAGGCCCTGCAGGCCGCGGGCGCCCAGCTCGTCTACCGCGAGATCGAGGATCTCTCCCACACGTACCCGCGCGACGAGAACCCCAGGATCCTCGACTGGCTGATGACCGACGCTACGGCTTGA
- a CDS encoding zinc-binding dehydrogenase — translation MPKGLTVVLNQPGKPLELETLPTPEIEPGGILIKNTAAAICGSDLHYWRNDGNYQGPDLRRVPGHEFTGVVHSLGQGIKTDSLQRPLKEGDRVAFPFFNPCHRCYWCVRGEHHACPYRQRRSVQFNLDQYPYCDGGYAEYYFLPPGHYVFKVPDILPDEAIPPVNCALCQVLHGLEYADMKFGDVVVVQGAGGLGLYTAAVAAEKGASKIISIDGQTPRLEMARKCGATDVIDLNELTTPEARVQRVKDLTDGRGADVVVEVVGIAAATVEGLDMVRINGKFVDIGNIVPQSVSFPATKVITQQIHWTGLMHYNPWIMPAALDFLVRTKDKYPLSKIVSHSFPLADVNKAFAFAEWQGKGAGTAATRVILKP, via the coding sequence CCGGCGGCATCCTCATCAAGAACACCGCCGCGGCCATCTGCGGCTCGGATCTGCACTACTGGCGCAATGACGGCAACTACCAGGGGCCAGATCTGCGGCGCGTGCCCGGCCACGAGTTCACGGGCGTCGTCCACAGCCTGGGCCAGGGCATCAAGACCGATTCGCTCCAGCGGCCCCTCAAGGAAGGCGATCGCGTCGCCTTCCCCTTCTTCAACCCATGCCACCGCTGCTACTGGTGTGTGCGCGGCGAGCATCACGCCTGCCCCTATCGCCAGCGGCGGAGCGTGCAGTTCAACCTCGACCAGTACCCGTACTGCGACGGCGGCTACGCGGAGTACTACTTCCTGCCTCCCGGCCACTACGTCTTCAAGGTGCCCGACATCCTGCCCGATGAGGCCATTCCGCCCGTGAACTGCGCCCTGTGCCAGGTGCTCCACGGCCTCGAGTACGCGGACATGAAGTTCGGCGACGTGGTGGTCGTCCAGGGCGCGGGCGGCCTCGGGCTCTACACCGCGGCCGTGGCCGCCGAGAAGGGCGCTTCCAAGATCATCTCGATCGACGGCCAGACGCCCCGCCTGGAGATGGCGCGCAAGTGCGGGGCCACCGACGTCATCGACCTGAACGAGCTCACGACCCCGGAGGCGCGGGTGCAGCGCGTGAAGGACTTGACCGACGGGCGCGGGGCCGACGTGGTCGTCGAGGTCGTGGGCATCGCGGCGGCCACCGTGGAGGGGCTCGACATGGTCCGGATCAACGGCAAGTTCGTCGATATCGGCAACATCGTGCCTCAGTCCGTGTCCTTCCCGGCCACCAAGGTCATCACCCAGCAGATCCACTGGACGGGGCTCATGCACTACAACCCGTGGATCATGCCGGCCGCCCTCGACTTCCTCGTGCGGACGAAGGACAAGTACCCGCTCTCGAAGATCGTCTCGCACAGCTTCCCGCTCGCAGACGTCAACAAGGCCTTCGCCTTCGCCGAGTGGCAGGGCAAGGGCGCGGGCACGGCAGCCACGCGGGTGATCCTCAAGCCGTAG